GCTGGGCCGCCCGCTGGAGGCCACCGCGCGGCTGATGGACGACTTCATCCGGGGTCAGTGGGGCGACCGGCTCATCCAGGGCTGGACCGACGGCTGGCTGGAGTGGCCGCTCACCCTCGGCGACCGGCTCGGCGCGGTGGCCCTGGGCGCCGCGGCCGGCCAGACCGTCGTCGCCGACTCCACCACGGTCCTGCTCTACAAGCTGGCCCGGGCCGCCGTCGACGCCCGGCCGGGCCGGCGCAAGGTGGTCCTGGACACCGACAACTTCCCCACCGACCGGTACGTGCTGGAGGGCATCGCCGCCGAGCGCGGGTTGTCGCTGCACTGGATCGAGACCGACCCGGCGACCGGCGTCCACCCCGGCCAGGTCGCCGCCGCCGTCGACGAGGACACCGCGCTGGTGCTGTTCTCGCACGTCGCCTACCGGTCCGGCTGGCTCGCCGACGTACCGGAGATCAACCGGATCGCGCACGAGGCCGGCGCGCTGACCCTGTGGGACCTGTGCCACTCGGCCGGCTCGGTGCCCGTCGAACTCGACGCGTGGGGCGTCGACCTCGCCGTGGGCTGCTCCTACAAGTACCTCAACGGCGGCCCCGGCGCCCCCGCCTTCGGATACCTGCGGCAGGCTCTGCAGGCCGAGCTGCGCCAGCCGATCCAGGGCTGGATGGGACACCGCGCGGCGTTCGAGATGGGCCCCGGCTACGAGGCCGCCCCCGGCATCCGAGCCCTGCTCAGCGGCACCCCGCCGATCCTCGCGATGGTGCCCATGCACGCCAACCTGGACATGCTGGCGGAGGCCGGGATCGAGGCGGTCCGGGCCAAGTCCCTGCTGCTCACCGACTATGTGCTGGACCTCGCCGACGCGTGGCTGGTCCCGCTCGGCGTCGAGGTGGTCAGCCCGCGCGACCCGGCGCGCCGCGGCGGCCACGTCACCCTGCGCCGGGCCGGCTTCGAGGAGCTGCTGGCCCCGCTCTGGGCGAGCGGCGTGATCCCGGACTACCGCCGCCCGGACGGCCTGCGGATCGGGCCGGCGCCGCTGAGCACCAGCTTCACCGAGGTCCACCAGGGCCTGGCGATCCTGCGCGACCTGGCCGAGAAGCAGCGGTGA
This window of the Actinoplanes oblitus genome carries:
- the kynU gene encoding kynureninase, translated to MTDLLARATALDAADPLAAFRERFVPAPVVSYLDGNSLGRPLEATARLMDDFIRGQWGDRLIQGWTDGWLEWPLTLGDRLGAVALGAAAGQTVVADSTTVLLYKLARAAVDARPGRRKVVLDTDNFPTDRYVLEGIAAERGLSLHWIETDPATGVHPGQVAAAVDEDTALVLFSHVAYRSGWLADVPEINRIAHEAGALTLWDLCHSAGSVPVELDAWGVDLAVGCSYKYLNGGPGAPAFGYLRQALQAELRQPIQGWMGHRAAFEMGPGYEAAPGIRALLSGTPPILAMVPMHANLDMLAEAGIEAVRAKSLLLTDYVLDLADAWLVPLGVEVVSPRDPARRGGHVTLRRAGFEELLAPLWASGVIPDYRRPDGLRIGPAPLSTSFTEVHQGLAILRDLAEKQR